In Actinoplanes octamycinicus, the genomic window CCGAGCAGCAGGGCTGGGACGCGGTCACCACCCGGCGGCTCGCCGAGCGGATCGAGTACAGCCAGCCGGTCCTCTACAGCCACTTCCGCGGCAAGCGGGAGATCATCGGAGCGGTCGCCCTGCAGGGCGCCACCGAGATGGCGGCGGCGGTGCGGGCCGCCACCGCCGCCCAGGCCGACCCGCGGGCCCGGGTCGCCGCGCTGGCCCGCGCCTACCTCGACTTCGCCGCCCGCCACCCGGCGGTCTACGACGCGCTGTTCCAGCTCGACGGCGGTCTGGCCTACGCCCGGGAGGACACCCCGGAGCCGCTCAAG contains:
- a CDS encoding TetR/AcrR family transcriptional regulator; this encodes MSVAERKQRDRAVRERLILETARELAEQQGWDAVTTRRLAERIEYSQPVLYSHFRGKREIIGAVALQGATEMAAAVRAATAAQADPRARVAALARAYLDFAARHPAVYDALFQLDGGLAYAREDTPEPLKDAFAALLESLGEVAGEGVDTGLFTEVFWSSLHGLATLTRAGRLLPEAAEARVALLVDRLAVL